The following are encoded together in the Brassica napus cultivar Da-Ae chromosome A9, Da-Ae, whole genome shotgun sequence genome:
- the LOC111200284 gene encoding uncharacterized protein LOC111200284, producing MSWMKGDLLSKSRRLVGGLAMREPVWLKAMEASPPPVFPRSNGNLKKIVLPEDSYVRRFARKHPEAKLVDPIKASAFIPDPARVYGCRVLELTKNGISEDDAMSVANMEYLAERKEKKKAYKRLKELAVLQDKAPPPKPYLSSKKEMQIQEKKPPTDPPSVRRLVNQLKQQKEVLLQDKPGGNANQDHWIDE from the exons ATGTCGTGGATGAAAGGAGATTTACTATCCAAAAGCAGGAGGCTTGTTGGTGGATTGGCTATGCGTGAGCCTGTTTGGCTTAAAGCCATGGAAGC ATCACCACCTCCTGTCTTTCCTCGCTCtaatgggaacctcaagaaGATTGTTCTACCTGAAGATTCCTACGTTCGTAGATTCGCCCGCAAGCATCCTGAAGCGAAACTCGTAGATCCCATCAA GGCTTCGGCGTTTATTCCTGATCCAGCTCGCGTATATGGTTGCCGTGTCCTTGAACTGACCAAGAATGGCATCAGCGAGGATGACGCCATGTCTGTTGCTAAT ATGGAGTATCTAGCAGAGAGGAAGGAAAAGAAGAAAGCATACAAACGCCTCAAGGAGCTAGCGGTGCTGCAAGACAAGGCTCCTCCTCCTAAACCGTATCTTAGTTCCAAAAAAGAGATGCAAATCCAAGAGAAGAAACCCCCTACGGATCCTCCTAGCGTCCGCAGGCTTGTTAACCAGCTGAAACAGCAGAAAGAGGTGTTGCTCCAGGACAAACCTGGAGGAAATGCTAATCAGGACCATTGGATCGACGAATAA
- the LOC111200283 gene encoding methyltransferase FGSG_00040-like codes for MGGEQFEQQEETQGSPELLQSLRSKATELLLREEWEESIQLYTKFIDLSRIQITNLAGSDPDSIHKLKKSLCLALCNRAEAKARLHHSSEAMRDCEQALEIENTHFKTLLCKGKVLLGLSKYSSALECFKTALLDPQASESVTEYMEKCKKLEFQAKTGAFDLSDWILSGFRGITPELAEFIGSVEIKKSEASGRGLFATKNIVVGALILVTKGVATERGIIGSEESGEKAQMVMWKNFVEEVTKSVRRCDRTRRLVSSLSTGEEEEKLEIPDISLFRPEEASETCREDLDMEKLLSILDVNSLVEDAVSAKVLGKNKEYYGVGLWTLASFMNHSCLPNARRLHVGDYAVVHASRDIKAGEEITSAYFDVLSSPLEKRKEMAESWGFSCGCSRCRFESVLSATNEEIREFEMGLERGIDAGNAVYTVEEGMKRWKVKGKDKGLLRASYWGVYEEVYNSERLMRRWGRKVPTMEVVVDSVSDVIGSDERLLKMLVEGMKQKKNGGCSSNIAEMERIMKLGKGVYGKVVSKKKAMKTLLGLE; via the coding sequence ATGGGAGGAGAGCAATTTGAGCAACAGGAAGAAACCCAAGGATCACCGGAACTGTTGCAGAGCCTCAGATCCAAAGCAACGGAGCTTCTTCTCCGGGAAGAATGGGAAGAATCTATACAGCTTTACACCAAGTTCATCGACCTCTCCCGAATCCAAATCACAAACCTTGCTGGATCCGACCCGGATTCGATCCATAAGCTCAAGAAATCCCTCTGCTTGGCTCTATGCAACCGAGCCGAAGCCAAAGCAAGGCTTCACCATTCCTCCGAAGCGATGCGGGACTGTGAACAAGCACTCGAGATCGAAAACACCCATTTCAAGACTCTTCTCTGTAAAGGTAAAGTCTTGCTGGGATTGAGCAAATACTCATCGGCCTTGGAGTGTTTCAAAACGGCTCTGCTCGACCCTCAAGCGAGCGAGAGTGTTACTGAGTACATGGAGAAGTGCAAGAAGCTCGAGTTTCAGGCAAAGACTGGAGCTTTCGATCTTTCTGATTGGATCCTAAGTGGGTTTCGTGGGATAACTCCTGAGCTTGCTGAGTTCATTGGGTCGGTCGAGATTAAGAAGTCTGAGGCTAGTGGGCGTGGGTTGTTTGCAACGAAGAACATCGTTGTAGGAGCTTTGATCTTAGTCACGAAGGGAGTTGCTACTGAGAGAGGGATCATAGGAAGTGAGGAGTCTGGTGAAAAAGCGCAGATGGTTATGTGGAAGAATTTCGTGGAAGAAGTTACTAAATCTGTGAGGAGATGTGATAGAACACGGCGACTTGTCTCGAGTTTATCCActggagaagaggaagagaagctgGAGATTCCAGACATATCTCTCTTTAGGCCTGAAGAAGCATCTGAGACCTGCCGTGAGGATTTGGATATGGAGAAGCTGCTAAGCATCTTGGATGTGAATTCTCTGGTGGAAGATGCGGTTTCAGCTAAAGTTTTAGGGAAGAACAAAGAGTATTACGGTGTAGGGCTATGGACTCTAGCTTCGTTCATGAACCACTCGTGTCTCCCAAACGCTAGACGCCTTCACGTTGGAGACTACGCGGTTGTTCATGCGTCAAGAGATATCAAGGCTGGGGAAGAGATCACTTCTGCCTACTTCGACGTGCTTTCTTCTCCGCTGGAGAAGCGGAAAGAGATGGCTGAGTCATGGGGGTTTTCTTGCGGATGCAGTAGATGCAGGTTTGAGAGTGTCTTATCTGCTACCAACGAAGAGATTAGAGAGTTCGAGATGGGCTTAGAGAGAGGCATAGACGCGGGAAACGCGGTTTATACGGTGGAGGAAGGGATGAAGAGATGGAAGGTGAAAGGGAAGGATAAAGGGTTGCTGAGAGCATCTTACTGGGGAGTTTATGAAGAGGTTTATAACTCAGAGAGGCTTATGAGGAGATGGGGAAGGAAGGTTCCAACAATGGAAGTTGTGGTGGATAGTGTTTCTGATGTCATTGGAAGTGATGAGAGGTTGTTGAAGATGTTGGTGGAAGGgatgaagcagaagaagaatgGAGGTTGTAGTAGTAACATTGCAGAGATGGAGAGAATCATGAAGCTAGGAAAGGGTGTTTATGGCAAAGTTGTATCCAAAAAGAAGGCAATGAAGACTCTTCTTGGCCTAGAGTGA
- the LOC111200286 gene encoding uncharacterized protein LOC111200286 codes for MEANVNKLHGTPSIVTASSTARRHRSSILSLHYRNKRVSPSVTRCSTTRSNETGQDSSLSTSSLKKGLVFDLGTDSWDSEEVGSPVVKRFLSDNEERWYMWYHGSTSSEQNPVSDSVGLAVSNNGIHWERGKGKVESTDDVGLVMGSCEDWWAFDKANVRPGEVVIMSSSKVRADSSVYWMYYTGYTTETVEFQSQGLNFELGNPERFEKASVFRSLPGLAISQDGRHWARIEGEHHSGALFDVGSEKDWDFLYIASPHVVFHGSGDLRMYYHSFDAKTGEFCIGMARSREGIKWVKFGKILGGRKEGLLCFDEIGVRYPCVTRNKRDGSYVMAYEGVDRNGKMSIGLAVSEDGIKDWRRVQDVGAVLDVGEGGAWDNEGVGCPYLIEMDGDTDHQWRLYYRGVGNGGRTGIGLAVSEGNEITKFTKQTGICL; via the coding sequence ATGGAAGCTAATGTCAACAAACTCCATGGAACTCCCTCCATCGTCACCGCCTCTAGTACAGCTCGACGTCACAGATCATCCATTCTCTCACTTCACTACCGGAACAAACGAGTTTCTCCGTCAGTCACAAGATGTTCCACCACCAGAAGTAACGAAACAGGGCAAGATTCGAGCTTATCGACCTCTTCTTTGAAGAAAGGACTGGTTTTTGATCTGGGCACTGATTCGTGGGACAGCGAGGAGGTCGGATCTCCTGTCGTGAAGAGATTTCTAAGCGACAACGAAGAGAGATGGTACATGTGGTACCATGGAAGCACCTCCTCAGAGCAAAACCCAGTTTCAGATTCTGTCGGATTAGCTGTTTCGAACAATGGGATTCACTGGGAAAGAGGGAAAGGGAAAGTTGAGTCAACGGATGATGTGGGTTTGGTCATGGGCTCTTGTGAAGACTGGTGGGCTTTTGATAAGGCTAACGTTCGGCCCGGTGAAGTAGTGATAATGTCTAGCTCCAAAGTCAGAGCTGATAGCTCTGTTTACTGGATGTACTATACAGGTTACACTACTGAGACCGTTGAGTTTCAATCCCAAGGTTTGAACTTTGAGTTGGGGAATCCAGAAAGGTTCGAGAAAGCTAGCGTTTTTAGGTCACTCCCCGGGTTAGCGATTAGTCAAGACGGTAGGCATTGGGCTAGAATCGAAGGTGAGCATCATAGTGGTGCGTTGTTTGATGTTGGGTCTGAAAAAGATTGGGACTTTCTATACATTGCATCACCACATGTAGTGTTCCATGGAAGTGGGGATCTAAGGATGTATTACCATTCTTTCGACGCGAAAACGGGTGAGTTCTGCATTGGGATGGCGAGATCTAGGGAAGGGATCAAGTGGGTGAAGTTTGGTAAGATCTTAGGAGGAAGAAAGGAAGGTTTGCTTTGCTTTGATGAGATAGGGGTAAGGTATCCTTGCGTGACAAGGAACAAGAGAGATGGGAGTTATGTGATGGCCTATGAAGGTGTAGATAGAAATGGTAAGATGAGCATTGGCTTGGCAGTTTCAGAAGATGGGATTAAGGATTGGAGACGGGTACAGGACGTGGGAGCAGTGCTTGATGTTGGTGAAGGCGGTGCGTGGGATAACGAAGGGGTTGGGTGTCCTTATTTGATTGAGATGGATGGAGACACTGATCATCAGTGGAGGTTGTATTATAGAGGTGTTGGTAATGGTGGAAGAACAGGGATTGGGTTAGCTGTGTCTGAGGGAAATGAGATCACTAAGTTTACAAAACAGACAGGGATTTGCTTGTGA